A portion of the Rhizobium sp. BT04 genome contains these proteins:
- a CDS encoding acyl-homoserine-lactone synthase, which produces MVKSSRFCVDTTLEERRRSGSVHEITLTRFAGIIEWCLANGYAEVKTGLTRPTKLTEQQAINQAKGLVRIPM; this is translated from the coding sequence ATGGTCAAGAGCTCCCGCTTCTGCGTTGATACGACCCTTGAAGAGCGCAGGCGATCGGGTTCAGTACATGAGATAACGCTGACCAGGTTTGCGGGCATCATCGAGTGGTGCCTCGCAAATGGTTATGCCGAGGTCAAGACCGGGCTCACGAGGCCGACGAAGCTGACCGAGCAACAGGCCATCAACCAAGCCAAAGGTTTGGTGCGTATTCCGATGTGA